A part of Sandaracinaceae bacterium genomic DNA contains:
- a CDS encoding DUF3604 domain-containing protein produces MTRPKWKRRLAWFAGGLAVTALVLFGIFGGGKAPTAGHVVGPRLPAEVVAARDRSVAEALPEGADAGSTRILFGDLHVHTTFSADAFMRSLPLMGGEGAHPPADACDYARHCSQLDFYALTDHAEMLTPRLWRESKRSVRECNALASAGGTEPDVIAFTGFEWTQVGMTPAEHYGHKNVIFRGTSDDVLPARAIASSGLLQRAFSAPGSIATLLSIPIREFGDRQAYLDIGEFFRENMALENCPSGPSPGLPAECREYAETPAILFRKLDEWGFESMVIPHGTTWGFYTPPGYTWDKQLDPAMDSPRQSLVEVYSGHGNSEEYRDQADVLRNADGTYRCPPTVPGFEPCCQRAGTLIHARCTAEGGSEAECERRAETARSHYANAGVAGHHTVPGASVEDWGNCGQCTDCFEPAFNSRYGGSVQYALTRGHFEEGAPPRHATWGFIASSDNHSARPGTGYKPYDRRQMTEASGFVDEASRDMIFGARPDPAAQSRPVDDSLLDEIPAFAVVDLERQASFFLTGGLVAVHATSRSRDAIWEALQARRVYGTSGDRILLWFDIEDGAATLPMGSEVRRGVAPTFHVRAAGSFEQLPGCPPDRIDALGSERFERVCRGECYHPGDARRRIERIEVVRIRPQTRDDEPVAGLIDDPFLVLPCPTDSDVCVQSFTDPEYPSFERDVVYYVRAIQAATTEVNASGLRCEGDVCRPCHGDYRTDAEDDCTGPSNERAWASPIYVRWEAPPPAPAAEVLDAGVPAVAR; encoded by the coding sequence GCATCTTCGGCGGCGGGAAGGCCCCGACGGCAGGCCACGTGGTGGGGCCGCGGCTGCCCGCCGAGGTGGTGGCCGCGCGCGACCGGAGCGTGGCGGAGGCGCTGCCCGAGGGCGCGGATGCGGGGTCCACGCGCATCTTGTTCGGCGACCTGCACGTGCACACCACGTTCTCGGCCGACGCGTTCATGCGCTCGCTGCCGCTGATGGGCGGAGAGGGCGCGCACCCGCCGGCCGACGCGTGCGACTACGCCCGGCACTGCTCGCAGCTGGACTTCTACGCGCTGACCGACCACGCCGAGATGCTGACGCCGCGCCTGTGGCGAGAGTCCAAGCGGTCCGTGCGCGAGTGCAACGCGCTGGCTAGCGCGGGCGGCACGGAGCCCGACGTGATCGCCTTCACGGGCTTCGAGTGGACGCAGGTGGGCATGACCCCGGCGGAGCACTACGGGCACAAGAACGTGATCTTCCGGGGCACCTCCGACGACGTGCTGCCCGCGCGAGCGATCGCCTCGAGCGGCCTCTTGCAGCGTGCGTTCTCGGCGCCGGGCAGCATCGCCACCCTGCTGAGCATCCCCATCCGCGAGTTCGGCGACCGTCAGGCCTACCTCGACATCGGCGAGTTCTTCCGCGAGAACATGGCGCTCGAGAACTGCCCCAGCGGTCCGTCGCCCGGGCTGCCGGCCGAGTGCCGCGAGTACGCCGAGACCCCCGCCATCCTGTTCCGCAAGCTGGATGAGTGGGGCTTCGAGTCCATGGTCATCCCGCACGGCACCACCTGGGGCTTCTACACGCCGCCGGGCTACACGTGGGACAAGCAGCTGGACCCGGCCATGGACAGCCCGCGCCAGAGCCTGGTGGAGGTGTACAGCGGGCACGGCAACTCGGAGGAGTACCGCGACCAGGCCGACGTGCTGCGCAACGCCGACGGCACCTACCGCTGCCCGCCCACGGTGCCGGGCTTCGAGCCCTGCTGTCAGCGCGCGGGCACGCTCATCCACGCGCGCTGCACAGCGGAGGGGGGCAGCGAAGCGGAGTGCGAGCGGCGCGCCGAGACCGCGCGCAGCCACTACGCCAACGCGGGCGTGGCGGGGCACCACACCGTGCCGGGCGCCTCGGTGGAGGACTGGGGCAACTGCGGGCAGTGCACCGACTGCTTCGAGCCGGCCTTCAACTCGCGCTACGGCGGGTCCGTGCAGTACGCCCTGACGCGTGGCCACTTCGAAGAGGGCGCACCGCCGCGCCATGCGACGTGGGGCTTCATCGCGTCGAGCGACAACCACTCGGCGCGCCCGGGCACGGGCTACAAGCCGTACGACCGGCGGCAGATGACCGAGGCCAGCGGCTTCGTGGACGAGGCCTCGCGCGACATGATCTTCGGCGCGCGGCCCGATCCTGCCGCGCAGTCCCGCCCGGTAGACGACTCGCTGCTGGACGAGATCCCCGCGTTCGCCGTGGTAGACCTCGAGCGCCAGGCGTCGTTCTTCCTGACGGGCGGCCTGGTGGCCGTGCACGCCACGTCACGCTCACGCGACGCCATCTGGGAGGCGCTGCAAGCGCGGCGGGTGTACGGCACCAGCGGCGACCGCATCTTGCTGTGGTTCGACATCGAGGACGGCGCCGCCACGTTGCCCATGGGCTCCGAGGTCCGTCGTGGGGTTGCCCCCACGTTCCACGTGCGCGCGGCGGGCAGCTTCGAGCAGCTCCCGGGCTGCCCTCCGGACCGCATCGACGCCCTCGGCAGCGAGCGCTTCGAGCGCGTGTGCCGTGGCGAGTGTTACCACCCGGGCGACGCGCGGCGGCGCATCGAGCGCATCGAGGTGGTGCGCATCCGCCCGCAGACGCGCGATGACGAGCCCGTCGCGGGGCTCATCGACGACCCGTTCCTGGTGCTGCCGTGCCCGACCGACAGCGACGTGTGCGTGCAGTCGTTCACGGATCCCGAGTACCCGAGCTTCGAGCGCGACGTGGTGTACTACGTGCGTGCCATCCAGGCCGCGACCACCGAGGTGAACGCCAGCGGCCTGCGCTGCGAGGGCGACGTGTGCCGCCCGTGCCACGGGGACTACCGGACGGACGCAGAGGACGACTGCACGGGGCCTTCGAACGAGCGCGCCTGGGCGTCGCCCATCTACGTGCGCTGGGAGGCGCCGCCGCCCGCTCCGGCCGCCGAGGTGCTGGACGCTGGAGTGCCTGCCGTTGCCCGCTGA